In the genome of Triticum urartu cultivar G1812 chromosome 5, Tu2.1, whole genome shotgun sequence, one region contains:
- the LOC125511083 gene encoding protein phosphatase 2C 70, producing the protein MAISPLVVSGAAVATLAVLGLAVYACRRWCRGAPPAAPPPASSSQDDDINRPLISDKLDDYSGPSNNLGSNNAGESTMWTNRSTTSPRTHTHPTESHPIEGEVHVIDVTNGTPEELHLGSTLKRTAEASVRASEAKHTRRASGENNNGGIPVKDITVGSHLALEVIAGPSHGINRYLQSGNTSMLPMTLGRIPQSDLVLKDSEVSGKHARIDWNPNTLRWELVDMGSLNGTFLNSQAVAHPDVGSRRWSAPAELADGDIITLGSSSKVSVQISLQNQQVPVGVGMVSDAMITRRTGKKLPMEDVSCYQYPLTGAQQFGLFAIFDGHGGDGAAKAASRILPENVAKILSQKETIERVLTCGNASDVLKCAFDLTEAALNHQYEGCTATVLLIWFDQNKDCFAQCANLGDSACIMNVDGKPIAMTEDHRVVSTTERARIAKLGNPLKDGESRICGLNLCRMLGDKFLKEQDPRFSKEPYVSPVVQISKSCSAFALIASDGLWDVITAKKAAQLVLDYKERNMGQEISADGVADHVLSEARNLRTKDNTSVIFLDFNAMRMGR; encoded by the exons ATGGCCATTTCCCCCCTCGTCGTCAGCGGGGCCGCCGTCGCCACGCTCGCCGTCCTCGGCCTCGCCGTCTACGCCTGCCGCCGCTGGTGCCGGGGCGCGCCCCCCGCCGCGCCCCCGCCTGCCTCGTCCTCCCAG GACGACGATATCAACAGGCCTCTAATATCAGACAAGTTGGATGACTACTCGGGCCCAAGCAATAACCTTGGTAGCAATAATGCTGGTGAGTCTACAATGTGGACAAATAGGAGTACCACTTCACCAAGGACGCATACTCATCCCACTGAATCTCATCCTATTGAAG GAGAAGTTCATGTGATTGATGTTACAAATGGTACACCGGAAGAGCTCCATCTAGGAAGTACGCTGAAGCGTACAGCGGAAGCAAGTGTGCGAGCATCTGAGGCGAAGCACACAAGAAGGGCTTCTGGAGAGAATAATAATGGCGGCATTCCTGTGAAGGATATTACAGTTG GAAGCCACCTAGCCTTGGAGGTCATAGCTGGCCCATCTCATGGAATAAACCGCTACCTGCAGTCAGGTAATACGTCCATGCTCCCAATGACTCTTGGAAGGATTCCTCAAAGCGATTTGGTGTTAAAGGATTCTGAGGTGTCAGGAAAGCATGCACGGATTGACTGGAATCCAAAT ACACTCAGATGGGAACTTGTGGATATGGGCAGTTTGAATGGAACCTTCTTGAATTCCCAGGCAGTTGCCCATCCTGATGTTGGTTCTAGGCGTTGGAGTGCGCCTGCCGAACTTGCTGATGGTGATATTATAACACTTGGGAGTTCATCAAAAGTATCT GTTCAAATTTCACTACAAAATCAACAAGTGCCAGTAGGAGTTGGTATGGTATCTGATGCAATGATAACCCGTCGAACTGGAAAGAAACTTCCCATGGAGGATGTCAGCTGCTACCAGTATCCTCTTACTGGTGCTCAACAG TTTGGGCTGTTTGCCATTTTTGATGGCCATGGAGGGGATGGGGCTGCAAAAGCTGCCAGCAG GATTCTTCCAGAGAATGTTGCGAAAATTCTTTCTCAGAAGGAAACAATAGAAAGAGTTCTCACATGCGGCAATGCTTCTGATGTTCTTAAGTGTGCATTTGACTTGACGGAAGCTGCACTCAATCATCAGTATGAG GGTTGTACAGCAACTGTCCTTCTTATTTGGTTTGATCAGAACAAAGATTGCTTTGCCCAGTGCGCTAATCTCGGTGACTCGGCATGTATTATGAA TGTCGACGGGAAACCAATTGCGATGACAGAGGATCATCGAGTAGTCAGTACCACAGAACGAGCGAGGATAGCGAAATTAGGGAATCCCCTGAAAGATGGCGAAAGCCGTATATGTG GACTGAATCTTTGCAGGATGCTTGGAGACAAGTTTCTCAAAGAGCAAGATCCAAGGTTCAGTAAGGAACCATATGTGAGCCCAGTAGTTCAGATCTCGAAATCATGCTCAGCTTTTGCGCTTATCGCTAG CGATGGCTTATGGGATGTCATTACCGCGAAAAAGGCAGCACAGCTTGTCCTCGAT TATAAGGAGAGGAACATGGGCCAAGAAATCTCAGCGGACGGAGTAGCAGACCATGTGCTTAGTGAAGCCAGGAATCTGCGGACGAAGGACAACACATCGGTGATATTTTTAGACTTCAACGCCATGAGAATGGGTCGCTGA
- the LOC125511082 gene encoding probable inorganic phosphate transporter 1-8, which yields MAREQLEVLTALDAAKTQWYHFTAIVIAGMGFFTDAYDLFCISLVTKLLGRIYYYREGADAPGSLPPNVAAAVNGVAFCGTLSGQLFFGWLGDRMGRKRVYGMTLMCMVLCSIASGLSFGSTPGSVMATLCFFRFWLGFGIGGDYPLSATIMSEYANKKTRGAFIAAVFAMQGFGILTGGVVTLIVSAAFRAAFPTQAYQDAPLASTPAQADFVWRFILMFGAVPALMTYYWRMKMPETARYTALVAKNAKQAAADMSKVLQVDIGAEEEDPKANDGVGAADDRNSFGLFSGEFLRRHGLHLLGTATCWFLLDIAFYSQNLFQKDIFTAINWIPKAKTMSALEEVHRIARAQTLIALCGTVPGYWFTVALIDRIGRFWIQLGGFFFMAVFMLGLAFPYHHWTTPGNHIGFVVLYALTFFFANFGPNSTTFIVPAEIFPARLRSTCHGISAAAGKLGAIVGSFGFLYLAQNKDPAKVDHGYKAGIGVRNSLFILAACNFLGMGFTFCAPESNGISLEELSGENDDGEAAAPAHARTVPV from the coding sequence ATGGCGCGCGAGCAGCTGGAGGTGCTCACGGCGCTGGACGCCGCCAAGACGCAGTGGTACCACTTCACGGCCATCGTCATCGCCGGCATGGGCTTCTTCACCGACGCCTACGACCTCTTCTGCATCTCCCTCGTCACCAAGCTGCTCGGCCGCATCTACTACTACCGGGAAGGGGCGGACGCGCCCGGCTCGCTGCCGCCCAACgtcgccgccgccgtcaacggCGTCGCCTTCTGCGGCACGCTCTCCGGCCAGCTCTTCTTCGGCTGGCTCGGCGACCGCATGGGCCGCAAGCGCGTCTACGGCATGACGCTCATGTGCATGGTGCTCTGCTCCATCGCCTCGGGCCTCTCCTTCGGGTCCACCCCCGGCTCCGTCATGGCCACGCTGTGCTTCTTCCGCTTCTGGCTTGGATTCGGCATCGGCGGCGACTACCCGCTCTCCGCCACCATCATGTCCGAGTACGCCAACAAGAAGACGAGGGGCGCCTTCATCGCCGCCGTGTTTGCGATGCAGGGCTTCGGCATCCTCACCGGCGGCGTCGTCACGCTCATCGTCTCCGCCGCCTTCCGCGCCGCCTTCCCCACCCAGGCCTACCAGGACGCCCCCCTCGCCTCCACGCCGGCGCAGGCCGACTTCGTGTGGCGCTTCATCCTCATGTTCGGCGCCGTCCCGGCCCTCATGACCTACTACTGGCGGATGAAGATGCCCGAGACGGCGCGCTACACGGCGCTCGTCGCCAAGAACGCCAAGCAGGCGGCCGCGGACATGTCCAAGGTGCTCCAGGTGGACATCGGCGCCGAGGAAGAGGACCCCAAGGCGAACGACGGCGTTGGAGCCGCCGACGACCGCAACTCGTTCGGGCTCTTCTCCGGCGAGTTCCTGCGCCGGCACGGGCTGCACCTCCTCGGCACGGCCACCTGCTGGTTCCTCCTCGACATCGCCTTCTACTCGCAGAACCTGTTCCAGAAGGACATCTTCACGGCGATCAACTGGATCCCCAAGGCCAAGACGATGAGCGCCCTCGAGGAGGTGCACCGCATCGCGCGCGCGCAGACGCTCATCGCGCTCTGCGGCACGGTGCCGGGCTACTGGTTCACGGTGGCGCTGATCGACCGGATCGGGCGGTTCTGGATCCAGCTCGGCGGCTTCTTCTTCATGGCCGTGTTCATGCTGGGGCTCGCCTTCCCGTATCACCACTGGACGACGCCGGGGAACCACATCGGGTTCGTGGTGCTGTACGCGCTCACCTTCTTCTTCGCCAACTTCGGGCCCAACTCCACCACCTTCATCGTGCCAGCGGAGATCTTCCCGGCGAGGCTCCGGTCGACGTGCCACGGCatctcggcggcggcggggaagctgGGGGCCATCGTGGGGTCGTTCGGGTTCCTGTACCTGGCGCAGAACAAGGACCCGGCCAAGGTGGACCACGGGTACAAGGCCGGCATCGGGGTGCGGAACTCGCTCTTCATCCTCGCCGCCTGCAACTTCCTCGGCATGGGCTTCACCTTCTGCGCGCCCGAGTCCAACGGCATCTCGCTCGAGGAGCTCTCCGGCGAGAACGACGACGGCGAGGCGGCCGCGCCGGCGCACGCCAGGACGGTGCCCGTGTGA